The Rhinolophus ferrumequinum isolate MPI-CBG mRhiFer1 chromosome 21, mRhiFer1_v1.p, whole genome shotgun sequence region TGGGCCTTGCCCTTGACCTGGTGGTGACTGGGTCACCCACAGGCTAAGCAAagccctccttccctgccctccccacaacTCCTTCCAGAAACCCATTCTGGAACACTGAGTTCTGTGCAAGGCTGTGCTAAGCCCAGGTGGGGCAAGCTGCCAAAGCAAACCTCTCAGGCTGTCCCCTTGTGCACTCACCTCTCCAGGGTGCCCTAAAAGTATTTATCTGACCACTCTCACCCCCTCCACTTTCTAAGTGGAAGCTGCACAGGTCTCCCCTGGGCTTCTCTTGCTACTTGAGCTCAGCTAGAGGGACAGAGCCGGCAATGTAGGATCTGCTTCCAGGACCAAGAGGTGGAAAGGAATCCATTGCGCATGTGCTCTGGGCAAAGGGGTGGGTACATGGAAGCACAGGGGACAACAACAGCAAGAAGGACGATGGATGGAGGCACTCAACTCATTCCAAGCCTTGGCCAACATCTTGCCTTCatttttcctgaatttgataTGCTCCTCCTCTATAAAAGCAAACTCCATATTTCTTACGGAAAAAtctggaaatcagaaaaatggaggggaaaaagcATTCCATATTCCTTCTACATAAAGAAAACCATTATTAATCGTTTGTCATATTTCTTTCTGGTCTTTTTTAGACAAGGTAGTTAAGGCCATCAGCTTTTAAAAGGAAGTGATATATTTGCCTATACTTGGGTTGGCTGACCATGTAGCTTTTTGGTGTACTGTGGCTAATTGCCCTTCCTCCCCAGGACCTTTCACAGCCACATTCAGGAGTCCTGAGCTCAAACCACCAACCTCTCCAGACACAGAGGATGCcttgatttctcatcattctgcCTGCTCTTTCATTGATCTTAATTCCGCTGGTCTACTGTTTCCTTCCATCTTACATGCCCCACCTGTCGGCAATGTCCAGACAACTTTATCTCCCAAAACTTCCACAAACTCAGCACCTTTGTGGAAATTAGTAAATGGTGAGGTCACATCCAGGGCATATCGCTTGTCAGTGGAGAAGCCTGGATTTCAGCCCCCACACCCCATCTCTGCTGAGTATCCTTATGGAGGGAGGGTCCAGCCTGATAACCATATATCTAACATGTATCTCTTGGCTCCACCAAACCTCCTTCCACATTTTCAGCTTCCCTTCAAACTCCTGTCCTTGTGGAAGCTGGGTGGGGAAAGGGAGCTGTCTCTCAATAATTATTACCGTTATCATAAGTTGTACTTTGCAAAGTATGTTTGCCTCTGGGCAGGCATTAATGTCAGAGCTAAATGTTAGGGCTGAAAGGGATAGATGAGGATGGTAAGATCCAGAGAAGTAACTTGCCAGAAATCACAAGGCAGTAACAGTTCCCAGGATTTCCCACTGCCAGCCTGAGGTTCTTCTCCCTTAGGAAAAAGTCCAGCAGCTCCTTTAGTCCTGCTGGTCACCACTGGGAAGTCCAAATTACCCCAAACATCACAATCCTATTTAATTCTATAATGAATTCCAAGCAAAATGCACGGGGTGTTTCTGTCCGTCTGATACCAGTTGACCATCTGCCCAAAGGGTGTCAAAGGACTGGATGCTATGTGACCTGAGCAAGCAGTTCACCTTCCTGCAGCCCCATGGGACCTGGAATCCCAAAGCTTCATAGCTCAGATGGCTTCCCTGTCGATGTGTCCTTGGCCGTTCTTCCCCAGACCCTCTCTTCTCATACTCTCCAAACTCATTGCATCATTTACCCAAATCCTGAGTTCACTCAGCCCCACCTTCAGTTCTTTCAGGCCTGGGCTATTACAATAGCCCACGGTTAGGAGTCTAGAGAAGGCTGCTCCAAGGCACCCCCCTTTCTCCCCACTGACCCCTTTCTCCCTACCTTGCTCCTGCAGAAAGCCCCACCCTCAGCTCAGGGAGCGCCATGACTGAAGTTGGTTGGTGGAAGCTGACCTTCCTCCGGAAAAAGAAATCCACCCCCAAGGTGCTATATGAGATCCCGGACACCTATGCTCAAACAGAGGGCAGCTCGGAGCCCCCGAGGCCTGAGGGCGGGGTCCCCAACAGTGACTTTGACACCCGCCTGGAGAAGATTGTGGACAAGAGCACAAAGGGCAAGCATGTCAAGGTCTCCAATTCAGGCCGTTtcaaggagaagaagaaagtccGAGCCTCGCTGGCAGAGAACCCCAACCTCTTTGACGACAAGGAGGGCAAAGGACAGTGACGGGAGCCAAGGAGGATACTAGCACCTCCCGGCTCCCTGCCATCAGAGGGATCTGGGACAGGAGCTTGTCACGCTGGCCTTTTTGATCACAGCTGAAGCCATGGGGGCAGTTGATGCCTGCTGGCAGGAAATATCTGTTTTTAGGTTTATATTTATGTGCCCCGGGTTTCTGGAAGGCCTGGGAGATCCCAGGgtcctcccacctgcccccaccaCATACAAAGGCATGCCAGTTCAAGAATGAAAATTCTCACCCAGGAAGGACAGCCCTTCTTGAAGAGGTGTCAGGGCCAGCAGGGAGGTGGGCATGACAAGGGATGGAGACAGGAGGCCGGGCAGATTTCACCTCCTCCCAGGGCACAGGGTCAAGGGTAAGTTTGAATTGCTGTTCCCTCTACTTTCTCTACCCATGACTGTTCCCTGGACAAGTTCTTAGAGCTCATTTTCCATAAGCCATGTGATGGGAGGTGGTTTCCTGGAGCCGGAGGTGGACTGAACTTGAGCTCACCTCCTAACACAAATGGGAAACTTCCTGGAACTTTGCCCTCAGGtgtgcagggggagggggaggagaacgCCGGCACTCCCTGGGAATGCTGCAGAAGGCCACGTTAGGGACCCCATGGGTCCAAAttaggggcgggggtggggaagcTGTAGTAGGAGCTAAGAGTAGCCcgttctcttctctccttccctactTGTATTTAAGATGGATCAGCCCCAGAGATGAATCCTGGGGccttgaattttgtttaaaaaaaaaaaattgtaggttTCTGTCTTTGTAATAAACAATGCCGCAAAAGCAGAGAACCTATCTATATTCTTTTCTCGCATTTATTGAGATGACTCTTTTTCATGCCTTTATCTCCATGTAAGTAAAGTGGAACTTGGTGTTCAAACTGTTCTTTTCAAGCTTCAGGTAGGGTTCCCAGGTGTCAGAATGTAGTAACTGGGACACTAATTTCACCACCAAGCCACCCTTAGCATTTGAGGATGGAGAGAGCAAAAGAAGGAGCTAGTGAAACCTCAGTTCTTCTGGTCAATGGAGAGGCCATTTGGGGCCCCTAGAGAATGCAGCAGACCTTTCTTTGGTGACTGACCCCAAAGTCGAAGTGGTTTGGTCTGGGATCAGGATTCAAATTCTGATTCCACCTCTTAGTAACTGGGTGATTtggggaatattaaaaaaaaacaatcaaaaaccctcctctgaatctcagttttgtCTTCTATAAAAGGGGCCGTAATGATACCTCCGCCTCGCTGGCGGAGAACAAGGACTGGTCAATATTACGTGGCCCATAAGTAGTCCTGTGAAAGTTGCTCAGTTAACATTGgtttccttccccctttcttttatTAAGGAACTCCACCGTAGCCCATAACTTCCAtttaaggaagagaagagagtgtGCTCCTTATGCTGTTAGATCCAGATCTTTCTCAAGCCCCAGGAGCTGGGAACTGGAAAAAATTGGCCAAATCTCTGGAGCTCATGGTGGGAACAGGGAGAAACAGACCAAGGTGGCAACTAAACAATGTGGTCCAGCAGCTTCCAGGTCAGCTCCTTGCAGGCTGCTgggccaccccaccccagggagcTGTTGCTCAGGAAATTTACTACCAAAACAAACAGACCATACAAGGGGGCCTTTGTTAGGTGGCCTCACCCAGGCCAGGGGGAGCTCTGAGGATGAATGAGGGAGACAAGAAgccagagggagggaagaatgatttttttccccttatcccTCCCTATCACATAGAACTTTCTAGGGTCCCAACAATTACCCAGTCCATAAAGCTCCTCCCATGGAGGAGCAGACTTTCCCCATACTCCAGCCCTAACCATTGTCAATAGCTGATGTTGACAGAGGGTTTACAAGGGGCCAGGCCCTATCGCAAGTACTCCCTGAGGgtcctcatttaatcctctcatcCCCCAGAGACTTGgactatcattatccccattttccaggtgagttagctgaggcttagagaggttaagtcactccCACAAGTCAGGTGCTTGCAGTGGCCGAGCTGGGACTGAAGCCAGAGCTGGCCTGTGCATGTGACCACCGTACCACACAGCCCCCTCCACTCTTGAATTTCATCTGCTTGGGGGATgggcaactgaggctcaggacAAAGAAAGGAACACCTGCTGAAGCGGCGCTGGGTGAGAGAGGACAAGGCCTGGACCTTGGGATCCTGGGAAGTGAGCACCATTTGAGGGTGCTGGGCAGACTGTGGGACCAATGGGGAAAAGCCAACCAGCTTTGAGGCTCAGTGTACCCCGAGGCTCCATATCGTAGGGACCTCCCACTTCAGCCCATCCTGAGCTTCCCTGAGGCTAAGGTGAGGGAtgaggctgggccctggggcagggaCCCTACCAGTGGCCTAATGCTGACCTAGAGGGTAACAATGCTGGCACCCCATTACCACCATTACTCCTCTTAGGTGAGAGGGTCTGCGGGCCCCTCTGCTCCATGCATGCTACTCTACGCCACAGCCCCAAAGTGATGCCTGCAGAAATCTTCCAGGGAAATACTATATACCCCTAAGCGGGGTATTGGTGGATGGGTGAGGAGGTAGCGTGGGTACCTAGGGAGATCTGGCTGCCCAGGGATTCAGAGACCCGGCAGCTGCAAGTTTTCACGAGGCCGGAGGAGGAGGAACCGAGAGTGCAAATATGTGCAGGAGCCGGGAGAGGCTACGGGTTATCGACCACAGTTTCACTGGGACGCTACCcaaagggggaagggggaggcaggaagggccGGCTAGAACTGGCCTGCGCTTCCCAGAAGGGGCCAACCCTGGGCAACGGGCTCCCCCTGCTGGACTCCCAACCTCCCAAGAGAAGAGAAGCGAGGTGGGATAGTCGCTTATattccccaactcccctccctcCAGGGGGTGGGGTGACCAGGCCAGACTGAAAATCAACACCACACATGTCCGATGAGTTTTTATTACAGACTTGGCAAAGTGATTGTCCGACAGAACAGGAAGGAAACAGCTGAGACCAGGCTCAAAGCTGGGGGATACACGGCTTCCGGTAACACAAACGGGACAAGGTAGGGGAAGGCACTCGACCACTTTCTCCTGTAGGTGGCTGCAGGATTAGCTTTGTGCCTTCTGGCAGTCAGCCTTAATGGGGGATCAACACCAAGAAGGTGGCCCTTGGGGGAATTGGTCAATAATAGAGACATTGAAGCACACACCCAATACAGTGGAATGAATCACAGTTTAGAGTGGAAAGTTCAATGCCAACGTGCACAAATAAGTTCTCTGATCCTGGCTTAGTCACAGCAAACATTTACCCAGCCTGACTCCTCTCTGCAGACTGTAGGCCACTCATCCAGGCTGTCTCCGGTCACCAGATTTGTGTTCAAGGAAAGCAAACACAGTTCAACACAGGCCTCAGCCAAGGGTTATTGAAGAATCCAATTGTGAGGGTGGGAGGCCATTGGTTTAGAGGTTGAGGCCAATGAATCCAGTCACCTGGGGGTCCTGTTAAATGCAGGATGAGAtccagtgggtctggggtgggctCCCGAGTGATGCTAATGCTGCCCGCCTAAGGCCACTATGAGAAGCAAAGATCTAGACCAAGGGGTCTCAACCTTGACTGCACAGAGTtccctggggagcttttaaattTCCTAAAGCCCAGGCTTCACTCGTAAGTGTTAAATCATCTCTAagggtgggacccaggcatcaggATTTTTAAGGCTCCCCAGATAATTCCAGCATGGATGAAAACCACTGATGTAGGAGCCATAATCAGTAGAGATAAGGAGTAGGGGAAGGGGATGTGTGAGTAGTTAGAAAGGCATAGTctctataaaaatttaattttacacctagaaagtgaaataaataaataaataaataaatactgttcaTAAATAAACATGGAAAGTAAAGCTTGATTAAAATTTTCCTGACCTGTAGGTACCAGCAAACGAATCCCTTCTACAAAACTCCTGACTGGATTGAATACTTCCAGTAAGAGAACACTTACTACCTAACAGGTAGCCCACTCCCTTTTAGGCAGCCCCGATTGCTTGAAATCTTTCCCCATATCGAGATGAAATTTCCCCATATCGAAATTTCTGTGTAATATCCACCTATGGGTCTTTTGGAGCTACAGAGAAtaaatttaatgtcttttttcaCATTGCTGTGCTTCAGATAATGGAAGGTAGCTATCAGTACACTAAAagctatgaaaatatttattaataaattagttAAGGTTCTTTTATTTGTGAGCAACAGAAACTGATTCTGTTAGTtcatgtcaaaaaaaaatttttttttagagacaGTGGGTGTTTGAGGCAGGAAGAGGAATTGCACAGTCCAGTTATGAAAAGGAGGGATCCAGGGCGACTTAGGGAATTCCAAGCAGCAGCCAGGGGCTATTACTTCTTGGCTGCCATTAATGACTTGGCTACCATGGCTACCATGACTCCCACACTCTGGGTCTCTCCATTTCAAATTTGAAATCATTGGCAAGAAAAACTGATTGGCTAGATTGGCTCAGTAGCTTATGCTGGGACCAATCAGCTTTGGCCAGAATGACTCAGTCACGTGG contains the following coding sequences:
- the PRR15L gene encoding proline-rich protein 15-like protein yields the protein MTEVGWWKLTFLRKKKSTPKVLYEIPDTYAQTEGSSEPPRPEGGVPNSDFDTRLEKIVDKSTKGKHVKVSNSGRFKEKKKVRASLAENPNLFDDKEGKGQ